The Nodosilinea sp. PGN35 region TCGGTTTGAGTGAATAGGGGAAGGCACAAACTCAAAACTCAAAACTTAAAACTCAAAACTCAAAACTCTCCCCTGTCACTCCCCCCCTCTCCTACTCGCCCAAATGAGTGGTGTCGTTGAATCGCTTGATGCGCCACAGCTCGGTGTTGAGCCGGTTGGGGCCGGGTTGGGCCCAGCGATCGCGATCGAGCCAAAACTCAAACCGGGCGGTGTTGGCCATAGGCAGCCCCCAGGCGCGATCGCAGCCCATCAGACAGGCAATAATATGCTGCAAAATCCAGTGGTGGCCGATGACGAGGACGCGATCGCCGCTGCCGTGCTGGCTGAGCACATCGGCTACGAACCGCTGCGCTCTGGCCTGACCCTGCTCTAGGGTTTCCGCCTGGGGAATGGGCTGCCAGTCGAGGCTGGTTTCGAGCCGGTGGCAGAGGTCGGGGTGGCGATCGCGGGCCTCAGTCCAGGTCAACCCCGTAAAAATGCCGACATCGTACTCCTGGAGGTCGTCGCGCAGCTTTATAGGAACGGTCTGACCGGGGAGCACCGTGACCTGGTGAGGCCCGGCACCCCCGTCGGCGGCCTCGGTCGGGGGAGGGGTGATGGTTTGAGTAGCGGCTTTAACGCCTGGGTTAAGCCCCTGAAGCAGCCAGGCCAGAGTGGCGGTAGAGCG contains the following coding sequences:
- a CDS encoding histidine phosphatase family protein, which produces MLKLLLVRHAQSVGNVEGRMEGTSSTGLTALGVQQSLRLGQQLAAAGWYPSHIYSSPLLRSTATLAWLLQGLNPGVKAATQTITPPPTEAADGGAGPHQVTVLPGQTVPIKLRDDLQEYDVGIFTGLTWTEARDRHPDLCHRLETSLDWQPIPQAETLEQGQARAQRFVADVLSQHGSGDRVLVIGHHWILQHIIACLMGCDRAWGLPMANTARFEFWLDRDRWAQPGPNRLNTELWRIKRFNDTTHLGE